The Leifsonia poae region GAAGAAGGGGTTCGGCGACCGCACACTGATCGACGGTCTGACGTTCACGCTTCCGCGCAACGGCATCGTCGGCGTGATCGGACCGAACGGCGTCGGAAAGACGACGCTCTTCAAGACGATCGTCGGGCTGGAGCCGCTCGACAGCGGTGAGCTCAAGATCGGCGAGACGGTCGAGATCTCTTATGTCGACCAGTCGCGCGGGGGCATCGACCCGAACAAGACCCTCTGGGAGGTCGTCTCCGACGGTCTCGACTACATCCAAGTCGGAAAGATGGAGGTTCCGAGTCGGGCCTACGTCTCGACCTTCGGGTTCAAAGGCCCCGACCAGCAGAAGCGCGCCGGGGTGCTCTCCGGCGGTGAGCGCAACCGTCTCAACCTCGCGCTCACGCTCAAGCAGGGCGGCAACCTGCTGCTGCTCGACGAGCCCACCAACGACCTGGACGTCGAGACGCTCTCCAGCTTGGAGAACGCCCTGCTCGAGTTCCCGGGCTGCGCTGTGGTGATCACCCACGACCGGTGGTTCCTCGACCGGATCGCCACGCACATCCTCGCGTACGAGGGCACCGAGGAGAATCCCTCGAATTGGTACTGGTTCGAGGGGAACTTCGAAGCCTACGAAGAGAACAAGATCGAGCGGCTGGGGCCGGATGCGGCGAAGCCGCACCGTTCTGCTTACCGCAAGCTGACGCGCGACTGATCGGTGGCGCGCGGGGTCGGATATCGGCCGCGCGCGCCGCGGCCGGGCTGCGGGAGGAGAGTGGAACGATGAGACTGCATGTGCCGATCCGGCTGCGGTGGAGTGATCTCGACGCCTACGGGCACGTCAACAACGCGGAGATGCTGCGCCTGCTCGAGGAGGCGCGCATCCAGGCATTCTGGGTCGAAGACGGCGCCGAGGAGGCGGTCGGTGCGAGCACGGCGGTGCTCGACGGTCGCCCGGGGGCTGACACCCTCACCCTGATCGCGCGTCAGGAGATCGAGTATCTGTCGGCGATTCCCTATCTGCGTCAGCCGCTCGACGTCCAGCTCTGGCTGGGACGTCTCGGCGGAGCGAGCCTCGAAGTATGTTACGAAGTGTGGTCGCCCTCCGGAGCCGAGCCGGCCGTGCTGTTCTCGCAGGCGGCGACAACGATCGTGCTGGTGGATGCGGCGACTCAGCGGCCGCGACGCATCAATGAGCGTGAGCGCTCCGCCTGGACACCGTACCTCGACGACCCCGTGCAGTTCACGAAACGGGGCTAGGGCGTCGTCGTCGGAAGCGGTGTCGGGCTGAACGAGTTCTGCCAGATCGCCCGCGACCCGGCCTCGCCGATCAGGACGACGTCGACGATCGAGCCGATGGCCAGACCGACGGAGACGACGATGAGGGCGATCAGCACGATTCGGCGCACCACGATGGACGGTCGCCGCGGCGATCCTGCTCTGTCGACGAAGAAGAACCATGCCCATTGGAGGGCGGCGAAGACGAACACCGCGATGGTCCACGGGTAGAGGGTGAGCCCGAGAGCGACATGCTGGGCGATGAGCGGGGTGGCCGGAACCCGCTGCTGCAGCCATTCGCCGGCATCCGTCACGATCGGCACCAAGACCATATTCGCCAGCGCGAGCAGGGGCGTCACGATGCCGAGGCGGCGCCGCGCGGCAGGCCACGCGGCTGTCGCGACCGCGCACAGGGCCGCGACCGGAACCAGCACCACGACGATGTGCACCAGCAGCACGTGGAGCGGAAGACCGTTGACCTCCACGACGCGACCTAGCTCGACACCGTGACGGTGTCACCCTTCACTGCGACGGTCAGCTCGGTGAGCGGCTTCGAGGCGGGCCCCTGGATCACATCCCCCGTGGTCCCGTCGAAGCGGGAGCCGTGGCACGGGCAGTCGAACTCCGCGCCGTTCGGCGCGACGGTGCAACCCTGGTGGGTGCAGACAGCGCTGAAGGCGACGACCTTGCCGGCGGTCGGCTGTGAGACGACGACGGGCGCGGAGCCGATCGTCGCCGACACGGCGCCGCCCACGGGGATGGAGGCGAGGGGCAGCTTCGTCGAGCCGTTTGAGGAGCCGGACCCGCCGCCGGACCCAGACCCCGACCCCGACCCGGCGCCTCCGGGCGTGCAGGCGGTCAGGAGGAGCGCTCCCGTGCCGAGCACGGTGGCGCTTCCGATCGTGACGAGGGTGCGGCGGCTGAGTGGGGTCGATTCGGTCATGCTTGGTCCTCACATGTCGGCGTAGCGTTCGTTGTCTTACCGGTATGCACGAGGCGGCTGTGCATTCGGTTCGGTCCGGAACCGATTCGGGTGAAGCTTCTCGCAGGCTACCTTGTGTGGGTGCTGGAGGGGGAGGCCGGCACGCGCACCATGGACTCCTGGGCGACACTCGCGACGAGGAGCCCGTCCCGGGTGTAGATGCGGCCGAGCGCGAGGCCCCGCCCGCCGCTCGCGCTGGGCGATTCCTGCGCGTAGAGCAGCCATTCGTCGACCCGGGCGAAACGATGCCACCACATGGCGTGGTCGAGGCTCGCCGCCTTGAGACCCGGGGTCGCCCAGGCGATACCGTGGCGACGCATCACCGGTTCCATGATCGTGTAGTCGCTCGCGTAGGCGAGGGCGGCACGGTGCAGCTCGGGGTCGTCGGGCAGTGCGCCCACCGAGCGGAACCAGACGGCCTGATGCGCCACATGAGCGCCCTCAACGGTGAGGTAGATCGGCGAGGGCACATGGCGCATGTCGAACGGGCGTTCGCTGGCCCAGTACTGGGCCACCGGATGCTCCACGTCCTCCAGAGTGGAGGCCGAGTTGGGAAGCGTCTCGGGTTCGGGGAGATCGTCGGGCATTGCGACCTGGTGGTCGAGACCCTCGTCGTCATCCTGGAACGAAGCGATCATCGAAAGGATCGGCAGCCCGCTCTGGTAGGCCTGAGTGCGGCGGGTGGAGAACGAACGGCCGTCATGGATGCGGTCGACCGAGAACGTGATCGGCAGATTCACATCCCCGGGCCGCAGGAAATAGCCGTGCATGGAGTGGACATGACGCTCGTCCGGAACGGTGCGTGTGGCCGCAACGATGGATTGCGCGAGCACCTGACCGCCGAAGACACGCCCGAGCGGCATCCACTGGGACGGCCCCGTGAAGATGTCCTCATTCGTGCGCGCACCGGTGTCTGTCAGATCGAGGGCGGTCAAGAGAGATGCCAGGGGCTCGGTCACAGTGCCTCCATCGTGGTGTCTGTTGGTAGTTTAGACAGCAGATGAGCCAGTCATTTTCTCTCGTGGATTCCCTTGCCGTTTCCGACCTGCAGACGTACCTCTCCAGGGCGGCCCGAGTCGAGGAAGGTTCGGTGCGCCTGATCGGCGGATCGGGTGTGCTCGCCGTGTACACGGCGATTCTGTATCCGCGCGGTCTGCTCGACCAGACGCCGACTGTTCTCGGCCTGCGCACCTTCGCGATCGAGCCGGGTGCCGGGTTCGACGCCGTGGTTCCCATCCGTTCGCTTCTCGACCGCCTGGCGCGCCTCGCCGATGCCGTCGCGGCCGGCGGTGACGCCTCCTCCGGTCCGGTCGAGGTGCGGATGCCGTTGGAGGTCTCCACCGTCACCTGGGCGGGGATCTCGCCTCCGCGCGGTGGTTGGACGACCGTCGGCGAGACGACCGACGGACTGCTCGCGGGTGTCTCTGCGGCCGGTATCGCCGAGGTGGCGGAGGCCGTGCCGAGCGGGACGGGCGAGCAGTTGGTGCAGCGGGTGCGGGCGGAGGTCTGGGGTCGGCCGATCGACGGCCTGGAGTACGTTCCTGCCGGTGCGGCCTTCGCAGCTGAGAGCCTGGGCTTCCTGGGAACGGAGGAACCGGTGACCATCCTGGAGACCGGGCCCTGGACCCGTCTGACGACGAAACGCGGGCACACGCTGGTGCGGCGCCAGGCCTGGTCGCTGCGGGCGTAGCCCGGGCAGCGCATTCGGTCAGACGTTCGCGATCGCGCGTCCGACCTGCCGGCCGGAGAACAGGCAGCCGCCGAGGAACGTCCCCTCCAGCGAGCGGTAGCCGTGCACGCCGCCGCCGCCGAAGCCGCTGGCTTCCCCCGCCGCGTACAGTCCGGGAATCGGGGCGCCGTCGACGCCCAGCACCCGACCGTCGAGGTCGGTCTCGATGCCGCCGAGGCTCTTCCGGGTGAGGATGTGCAGTTTGACCGCGATGAGCGGCCCGGCCTTGGGGTCGAGCAGTTTGTGCGGCGATGCCACCCGGATGAGTTTGTCTCCCCGGTACGCCCGCGCTCCGCGGATCGCGGTGATCTGCAGATCCTTGCCGAATTCGTTGTCGAGTTCGCGGTCCCGTTCGTGGATGTGCTTGGCGACGAGCTCGGTATCCAGTGGCACATCGGCGATGCGCTGCATTCCGCTCAGCAGCTCATCCAGGGTGTCGGCGACGACGAAATCGGCGCCCTTCTCCTTAAAGGCTTCGACCGGTCCGGGCGCACCCGGCCCGATTCGCTTGGACAGCAGGCGGAGGTCTTTGTTGGTGAGGTCAGGGTTCTGCTCACTGCCGGAGAGGGCGAACTCCTTCTCGATGATCTTCTGGGTGAGTACGAACCAGCTGTAGTCGGAGCCGGTCTTCCGCAGATGTTCGAGTGTGCCGAGAGTGTCGAAACCGGGGAACAGTGGAACGGGCAGACGGTCCCCTCCGGCGTCGAGCCACAGCGACGACGGGCCGGGCAGGATTCGGATGCCGTGTTGAGCCCACACCGGGTTCCAGTTCTGGATGCCCTCGGTGTAGTGCCACATCCGATCGCCGTTGATCAGGTGGGCGCCGGCCTGTTCGGAGATTCCGAGCATCCGCCCGTCGACGTGGGCCGGTACGCCGGAGAGCATATGGGCGGGAGGGGTTCCGAGGCGTTCCGGCCACGCGGCGCGCACCAGCTCGTGGTTGCCGCCGATCCCGCCGCTCGTCACGGCGACGGCGCCCGCACGCAACTCGAACTCGCCGACCCGGTCGCGATTGCTCGCCTCCCCGCGCAGGACGGTATCGTCGGCGAGGACGGCGCCGCGCACGCCGACGACCCGGCCGTTCTCGACGATCAGTTCGTCGACCCGGTGCCGGTGGAGCAGCGTCGTCTGGCCGGAGGCGACACCCGCCAGCACGCTCCGGAGGAACGGGGCGAGCACGCCCGGCCCAGTGCCCCAGGTGATGTGGAAGCGCGGAACAGAGTTGCCGTGACCGCCGGCCGTGTATCCGCCGCGTTCGGCCCACCCGACGATGGGAAAGAAGCGCACGCCCTTCTCGTGCAGCCAGGCGCGCTTCTCGCCGGCCGCGAACTGCAGATAGGCCTCCGCCCATTGCCGGGGCCAGCGGTCCTCGTCGCGGTCGAATCCCGCGCTGCCGAACCAATCCTGACGGGCGAGCGCGAGCGAGTCGGTCACACCCATCCGGCGTTGCTCGGGAGAGTCGATGAGGAAGAGTCCGCCGAACGACCACCAGGCCTGCCCGCCGAGCGAGGCGGCGGGCTCCTGTTCGACGATGGTCACCCGTTTGCCGGCCGCCAGAAGCTCGCTCGCGGCGACGAGGCCCGCGAGGCCCGCCCCGACGATGATGGCGTGGGATTCGGTGTGCACAACGGTTGGCGTCATCCGGGTGTCTCCTTCGGCACGGGTCTTCCTTGGCCACAGTAGTGCGTGAGGCTCGTCACAGTAATGCGTGAGGCTCGACACGGTAGTGCGTGAGCTTGTCACAGCTGTGCGTAGGGCACGGCAAGCGGATGCGCGCACCGGGACCGGTTCATGCCATGCTGTGAGGCGCGTCGTGGCGGTGGAGCCCGGCGCGGGAGAGGACAGGGAGACCGTGACGGACGCCCACGATGACGACGCAGGTACGGGCGCGCTGCTGGCGCCGATGCTGCCGGAGTCGGAGCGGGTGATTCGGGGCCTCGCGCTGGCGCTGCTGGTGATCCCGGTGGGGATGGTGCTCTGGGCGCTCCTCTGGAACATCGGCTTCATCGCGTCGATCGTCTCGTACGGTGTGGCTTTCGGCGCCGTCTGGCTCTACCGGATCGGCTCCAAGGCGAGGGTGACGCGGGCGGCTTTCTGGGCGCTGCTCGGCATCATCGTGGTCACCGTGGTGCTCAGTCTGCTCGCCGGTATCTTCACGGATGCGGCCAGGTTCGTCGACATCCCGTTGACCCAGGCGCTCACGGATCCGGAGTTCTGGGGACTGTACTGGCAGAACATCTTCACCAACGCCCAGCTGTGGAGCACCTACCTGCCGCAGATCCTGCTGGCGCTCGCGTTCGGCGCGCTGGGCTGTTACCGCACGATCCGCGCTCTGGCGGTCGAATCGCGCCGGTAGAGGCTCACTCCTCGAAGGTGTTCACCATCGCGAAGGCGGCGCGTTCCAGGTAGGCCCACAGCGTCTCGGCCTGCAGCGGGGGCAGTTCGAGCGCGTCGACCGCGCTGCGCATATGGGTGAGCCAGCGGTCGCGGGCATCGGGGTTGACCTTGAACGGCTGGTGACGCATCCGCAGCCGGGGGTGCCCGCGGTGTTCGCTGTATGTGCCCGGCCCGCCCCAGTACTGCTCCAGGAAGAGCGTGAGCCGTTCGGCGGCGGGGCCGAGGTCGTCTTCCGGATACATCGGCTTCAGCACCGGGTCGGCGGCGACACCGCGATAGAACGTGTCGACGAGGCGACGGAACGTGTCGTGCCCGCCGATCTGGTCGAAGAAGGTCTCCTCGACTCCGGCGCCGTTCTCGCCGTCGCGCAACACGACTCGGCTCGGCGGCACGATGTTCGGGGTCTGCGGGTCGGTGGGGATGCTCACATCACTCCTCGGGTGGCTTGGTGACCGGTGGCTTGGTGACCGGTGGCTTGAGGCTCATCGCCCGCGGATCGGCGGGGGTGGCGGCGCGTTTCGCGGCCGCCCGCGCCTTGCGACCTTTCGGCGGATCCTCGACCACCGGGGTCGGGCGCGTGCGCGGTGGCTTCGCCCCGGCCACACTGGCTGCGCCGTCGAAGCCGCTGAGCACGATGGCGGAGAGCGAGGGGAGCTTGACCCCCATCTCGTCGACAGCGGTCTTGAGACGGGCACGGAGCTCGCGGGAGACGTCGTCTTTCGCCGTCGTCCTGGTTTTGATCACGATTCGCAGCACGATGGCGTCGGCCGAGATCGACTCCAAGCCCCAGATCTCCGGCTTCTCCAGGATGCGTGAGCGCCATTTCGGGCTCGTCGCCAGGGTCGTCGCCGTCTCCAGCATCGTGGCCTCGACGGCCTCGACGTCGGCGTCGTAGGGCACGGCCAGGTCGATGATCACCCGGGACCAGCCTTGGGACATGTTCCCCACCCGCAGGATCTCGCCGTTGCGCACGAACCAGAGGGTGCCGTTCACGTCGCGCACCTGGGTCACGCGGATGCCGACGGCCTCGACGACGCCGGTTGCGGCACCGAGATCCACCACATCCCCGACGCCGAGCTGGTCCTCCATGACCATGAACAGGCCGTTCAGCACATCTTTGACGATGTTCTGTGCACCGAAACCGAGGCCGGCGCCGAGCGCGGCGGTGAGCAGGGCGAACGACGTGAGTGCGCCCGGGGCCATCGTGGTGATCACGAGGATGATCGCCACGATGCCGATCGTCACGTTGACGACGTTCGAGAGAACGGTTCCGAGCGTGCGCGTGCGCTGCACGACGCGCACGGCGGCGAGAGGGGATGCGACGAGTGCCTGCGTGTCCGTCACATTCTGGTTCTTCTTCACCCCGCTGACGATCTGATGCACGATCCGGCGGATCACGATGCGAAGCACCCAGCTGAGAAGCACCGCCCCGATCACGATCAGTGCCGAGGTCAGCAGTTTCCATCCCGCGTCGACAGCCCACAAGCCGAGGCCGCTCCAGAAATCAGTCTTTGCCATCAACATATGCACACGAGCCTAGCGAGCGTCACCTTGGCGGGGGCTGGGCCGGTCGACGAGTCCATGGTCGTAAGCGAAGATCACGGCATGAACGCGGTCTCGCAGCTGCAATTTGGCCAGCACCCGCCCGACGTGGGTCTTCACGGTCGACTCGGTGAGGAAGAACCGCTCGCTGAGCTCGCCGTTGGAGAGGCCTTCTGCGATGGCGAGGAGGATCTCGCGCTCGCGCGGCGTGAGCGCCGCTGTGGGGTCGACGGTGGGCGCGGTGGAGGACGCCATGGCCGGGAGACGGTCGGAGAACATCTCCAGCATCGTGCGGGTCACTCGGCCAGAGACGGCCGCATCCCCAGCGGCGACGGCGCGGATGGCCGAGGTGAGTTCGGCGGGTCGCGCATCCTTCAGTAGGAACCCGCTCGCACCGGCGCGGAGACCTCCGAACGCGTATTCGTCGAGATCGAATGTGGTGAGGATGATGATGCGCGCGCTGGGGTTCGCCGTCACGATGCGTCGGGTCGCCTCGATGCCATCGACCTGCGGCATCCGCACATCCATCAGGATGACGTCGGGGCGCGTCTCGACGGCGAGGCGCACGGCGGCCTCACCGTCGGCCGCTTCGCCGACGACGGTGAGGTCGTTCTCGGCCTCGAGCACCATGCGGAAACCGAGACGCACCAGCGCCTGGTCGTCCACGAGCAGAACACGGATGGGGGTGGGATCGGTCACGGTCGCTCCTGGATCGGCGGGGGAATGGTGCGGGATGCGATGGTTTCGAACACGGCGCGCAGTCGCCAGCCGCCGGTGCTCCGGGGCCCGGCGACGAGCGTGCCGCCGTAGAGGCCGACCCGTTCGCTCAAACCGAGAAGGCCCCGGCCGGAACCCTGGCCGGGTGCTCCGTGCAGGGCGGCGTCGTCGTCGACGGTAATGGTGATCGACTGGGCCGTGAACTGGATGGTCACCTCGACGACGGAGGCGAGTGCGGCGTAGCGGAGGGCGTTGGTGAGCGCTTCCTGCACCACCCGGAAGATCGTGAGCTGCTGGCCGGTGTCGGTGGGCGGCGTGCCGGCCACGGTGATGCGGACCGGCAGGCCGGCGGCCCGGAACCGTTCGACGAGTTCGCCGAGTTCGCCGACACCGGGTTGCGGCTCACGAACTGCGCCGTCCCCTTCGGTCGCCCGGAGGACACCGAGCAGGCGACGCATGTCGTCGAGGGCGGAGCGGCCGGTCTCGGCCACCAGGCGCATCGCATCCGAGGCCCGATCGGGCGAGGATGTCGCGAGGCCGGCAGAACCGTCGGCGAGCGTGATCATGACGGTGAGACTGTGGGAGACGATGTCGTGCATCTCGCGCGCGATGCGACTGCGTTCGGCCACCGCGGCGATCACCGCCTGCTGGTCGCGTTCGCGGGCCAGCTGCTGCGCGCGGTCGATCAGGGCGAGCAGATAGCGCCGCCGGCCTCCGACGTTGTTGCCGATCAGCACCCAGAACAGGGCGACGAGCACGAGGAAGATGATCGAGGGGGTTGGTGTGCTGTCGAGCGGGTCGAACCGTGTGGTCTGAACGAGGATGACGCTCAGGCTGATGACGCCCGCTGTCGCCAAGGAGAAGACGGCGAAGCCGATCCAGGCGGCCCGGGCCGAACGGTAGACGGCGAGCGCGTAGAGGGCGATGAGAGCCGGGATGAAGTCGATGTCGTGTGCGAGGAGCACATCGGCCACGAGGAAGACCATCGCGATGATGAAGACGGTTTGCGGGTGCTGGCGGCGCAGGAAGAGCGACGCGCCGGCGAGTGCCGCGAGCGCGAGGCGAACGCCGGTCGGCCAGCTGGGGTCGAAGACCATGCTGAGCACGCCGGCGATGAGCGTGGGAACCAGGTAGGCGCCGGCGACGAGCGAGTCGACGAACACGGGATGCGCGGTCAGGAACCGCCGGACGACCCCGGGGGTCGCGGCAACAAGAGATCACCCCCGGCCGGAGAAGTCGTCCGGCCGGGGGAGATCGGGTCAGTGCTCATCGGGTGACGCTACGCGTCCCGGCGCTTCAGGAAGATCGCGCCCACGATGAACGACACGGCTGTCCAGGCCACGACGATGAGGACGTTCTGCCAGGGCTCGAGGCCGGCGTTGTTCGATCCGGCGAGCCCCTGACCGGCGTTGCTGATCAGGTACTGCGGAACCTTGCCCATCCACTCGATGTTGGTGAGGCTGTGCACGAGGTTCACGATGATGGGCAGCAGGAACACCACGCCGAGTGCGGCGGCGATCCCACCGGCTGCGGCGCGGAGCACCGTGCCGAGGCCGAGCGCGAACACCGAGGCGAGCCCGAGGTAGAGGCCTGCGCCCAGGATCGACCAGACCGTTCCGGCGGTGATGTCCGAAGTGAAGCCTTTGCTCGAAAGCACGGGGGCGGCGATCGCGTATGCGGCGAGCGTGGTGACCACGCCCACGACGAAGGAGCTGAGGAACAGCACGATCGACTTTGCGACGAAGATCGGCGTGCGCCGCGGAACGGCGGCGAACGACGAGCGGATCATCCCGGTGGAGTACTCGCCGCTGATGGCGAGGACGCCGAGGACGGCCACCGCGAGCTGGCCGAAGTAGATTCCGAACGAGGCTGTGCTCGTCACGAAGGTCGATTTCACGGCGGCCGGCATCTGATCGGCGACGGTGGCAGGGATGCTGAAGGCGACCAGCGAGGTGATTCCGAGTCCGAGGACGAAGACGATCGCGTACGTCCAGAACGTCGAGCGGAGCGACCGGAGCTTGATCCATTCCGAGCGCACGACGCGCGGGAACGTCAGGTGCCCGAGGGAGGCATGGGCGGTGTGCGGGGCGACTGCGGTGCTCATCGGGAGACCTCCGTGCGGTATTCGACCTCGTCCTGCGTGAGGGCGAGATAAGCCTCCTCGAGGGAGGCATTGATGGGGGTGAGCTCGTGGAGCACGATGCCGAACTGGGCGGCGGCCTCGCCGATCTGGGCAGCGGAGAGACCGCTGACCTCGATGAGTTGGCTCTCGACACCGGTCACCGTCACATCGGAGCTGTGGATCGCGCGGACGAGTTCGTCGAGCTGCGGGCTTCGGACCCTCACCGCGTTGCGGGTGGCGCCGTCGAGGATGTCCTGCACGGGGGCGTCGGCGAGGATGCGTCCGCGGCCGAGCACGATGATGTGGTCGGCGGTCTGCGCCATCTCGCTCATCAGGTGCGACGAGAGGAACACCGTGCGTCCTTCGCCGGCCAGGTGACGGGCGAACTGCCGCACCCAGAGCACACCCTCGGGGTCGAGGCCGTTGACCGGCTCGTCGAGGATGAGGGTGGCCGGGTCGCCGAGCATGGCGGCCGCGATGCCGAGGCGCTGGCCCATGCCGAGCGAGAACCCGCCGACACGCTTGCCGGCGACCGCATCCAGGCCGGTCAGGCCGATGACCTCGTGCACCCGCTTCTTCGGGATGCCGTGGGTCGCCGCCATCGCGAGCAGGTGGTTGTATGCCGTGCGGCCGGTGTGAACGGCCTTCGCATCGAGCAACGCGCCGACCTCGGTGAGGGGCGACTTGTGCTCGACATACCGCTTGCCGTTGACGATCGCGGTGCCATGCGTGGGCCGGTCGAGACCCATGATCATGCGCATGGTCGTGGACTTCCCGGCGCCGTTCGGCCCGAGGAAGCCGGTGACCTTGCCCGGCTGGATCGTCGCCGAGATGTCGTTGACGGCGGTCTTGGCGCCGTACGTCTTGGTGAGACGGGTGAGTTGGATCATGGTGTCGACTCTATTGAGGATTCGGAGCGCTGCGCCATCGCCTACAGTGCGCTCTCGCGGCGGCGCGGGTCGTACCGAAGTACGACGTGCGCCTGCGCGGGGTTCTCGACCCGGCGGCGGTGTGGGGCCGGAGCCTGTTTAAGGGGTGTGCCTATCATGGGACGTGGACCATCCGATTGGGGAACCACCGTCTCATGAACACGAACACCCGCACACTCTCCGTGGCTGCGGCAGCCCTCGCTGTCGTGCTCGGCCTGTTCGGGGTGGAGTCGTCGGCATCGGCCGCGGCCATCCCGACCGATTCGCCTTCGGCCACGAGCGCGACCGGCGATGTCCAGCCCAACCCTTCGCTCAGCGAGCAGAACGCCGTCGGCGACCACGCCATGGGCTCCACCATCGCAGCGCAGACGCAGAGCGGGTCGGGAGTCAAGCGGTTCGCGGCGGCTGCCGCGGCGGTTGGCGCTCCATCGGGACTGCCAGGACTGGATGTCTCCGGCTGGCAGACCAACGTCAACTGGGCGCAGGTCGCGGCCAACGGCGCGAAGTTCGCCTATGTGAAGGCGACTGAGAGCACCGACTACACCAGTAGCCAGTTCAGTCAGCAATACGACGGCTCCTACAATGCCGGGCTGATCCGGGGCGCCTACCACTTCGCTCATCCGAACGACAGCTCCGGGGCGGCCCAAGCGACCTATTTCGTTCAGCACGGCGGCGGCTGGAGCAACGACGGACGCACACTCCCTCCGCTGCTGGACATCGAGTACGGCACCGACGGCACCGGCACGTGCTGGGGGATGTCGCAAGGAGCGATGGTGTCCTGGATCTCCAGTTTCACCAGCACGATGCTGAGTCTCACCGGGCGCTACCCGGCGATCTACACCACCACGGACTGGTGGACGACGTGCACGGGGAACAGCGCCGCGTTCACGAACGATCCGCTCTTCATCGCGCGCTACCCCAGCTCGACGACGAACAGTCCGGGAACACTTCCCGCAGGGTGGGCCAACTGGACGATGTGGCAGTGGGCCGATGCCGGAGTCTTCCCGGGCGACCAGGACGTCTTCAACGGAACCCAGGCCGGTCTGCAGGCACTCGCTTCGCCGGTCTCCACGATCTCCGACGCCCCGACGTCTCGCCTGGCCGGCGCCGACGCTTTCGGAACGAGTGCGGCGATCTCTGCCTCGACCTACAGCCCCGGTGTCTCGGCCGTCTACATCGCGACCCGAACCGCCTTCCCCGATGCGTTGTCGGCGGGTGCGGCTGCCGGAAAGGCCCGAGGCCCGGTGCTGCTTGTGACGCCCACCAGCATCCCGTCGCCGACGGCCGTCGAGCTCGCCCGGTTGAAACCGCAGAAGATCATCATCGTGGGCGGGACGACCGCGATCAGTCCAGCCGTG contains the following coding sequences:
- a CDS encoding ATP-binding cassette domain-containing protein, producing the protein MIQLTRLTKTYGAKTAVNDISATIQPGKVTGFLGPNGAGKSTTMRMIMGLDRPTHGTAIVNGKRYVEHKSPLTEVGALLDAKAVHTGRTAYNHLLAMAATHGIPKKRVHEVIGLTGLDAVAGKRVGGFSLGMGQRLGIAAAMLGDPATLILDEPVNGLDPEGVLWVRQFARHLAGEGRTVFLSSHLMSEMAQTADHIIVLGRGRILADAPVQDILDGATRNAVRVRSPQLDELVRAIHSSDVTVTGVESQLIEVSGLSAAQIGEAAAQFGIVLHELTPINASLEEAYLALTQDEVEYRTEVSR
- a CDS encoding cell wall-binding repeat-containing protein, producing MNTNTRTLSVAAAALAVVLGLFGVESSASAAAIPTDSPSATSATGDVQPNPSLSEQNAVGDHAMGSTIAAQTQSGSGVKRFAAAAAAVGAPSGLPGLDVSGWQTNVNWAQVAANGAKFAYVKATESTDYTSSQFSQQYDGSYNAGLIRGAYHFAHPNDSSGAAQATYFVQHGGGWSNDGRTLPPLLDIEYGTDGTGTCWGMSQGAMVSWISSFTSTMLSLTGRYPAIYTTTDWWTTCTGNSAAFTNDPLFIARYPSSTTNSPGTLPAGWANWTMWQWADAGVFPGDQDVFNGTQAGLQALASPVSTISDAPTSRLAGADAFGTSAAISASTYSPGVSAVYIATRTAFPDALSAGAAAGKARGPVLLVTPTSIPSPTAVELARLKPQKIIIVGGTTAISPAVMSALARYTTGSVTRLAGADRFETSAAISASTFAPGVPVAYIATGGNFPDALSGAAAAAGSANGPMLLVQPWTISPQVAAELVRLRPAKIVVLGGTTAINPAVASQLTKYSSQVVRLAGADRFDTSVAIAQATYPSTVSTLYIATGLDYPDALSGAPAAGLNRVPILLVTPASVPASVVAAIKRFNPANIVILGGTTAVTVAVQAAL